Proteins from one Aureimonas sp. SA4125 genomic window:
- a CDS encoding outer membrane beta-barrel protein — protein sequence MIDEHSKAWRLVGRLGMVALLTGCSVLRAESAMAQATDARPTLRGPDLRPSGGDDAPSDLRLRQVPTEAPLADGGGDQQYEPFSRGSEDRADRPDDDETLPGDEDPATTAPRRPRFNLFDPAEQASGPLNRAAAPAAANAADNTRAGSTTAGRTDRTAPLRDADGRPLDPLLAARAGGLPAADLAQAATAVRSSRGDTILGRQNLAITPLRGTIPIAEDDPFAPVGIRAGTFVLYSTLDQGIGASTNLSLSPGGESGVFSETTASARLLSDWSENEAELNALASYRRNFAGELESEPRLSLDGRYRLDIDKLTTATLRGAIEYRQEDPIDLDAGDSISERPDILTYSAGADLERQFGRITAGIDTSVIRQTKTQAEGITAPDESYTTVTAALRTGYEISPALKPFVESGLGYRIFDEDRTADGRERNSAIPSLRAGLAFDLGEKFLGEVATGYAWNVPDDEAVPTDGSPTFDARLAWSPQRGTDVVLTAATSFDPDTDSTGNSTLYESSLALRHRLTHRADLTSTLSAAYRDSEIDSEVETSYAAEAGFTYWMNRTLAFTGLVRHEELDSRQPGGDYTAQSVRIGLRLQR from the coding sequence GTGATCGACGAGCACAGCAAGGCGTGGCGGCTGGTAGGCCGGCTTGGAATGGTCGCGCTTCTGACCGGCTGCTCGGTCCTGCGCGCTGAGTCCGCCATGGCGCAGGCCACCGACGCGCGGCCGACACTGCGTGGACCAGACCTCAGGCCGAGCGGTGGCGACGACGCTCCAAGCGACCTGCGTCTGAGGCAAGTACCGACCGAGGCACCGCTCGCCGACGGCGGCGGCGATCAGCAGTACGAGCCCTTCAGCCGTGGATCGGAGGACAGGGCCGACCGACCCGACGATGACGAGACACTTCCCGGCGACGAGGACCCGGCGACGACAGCACCGCGGAGGCCGCGATTCAATCTGTTCGATCCGGCCGAGCAGGCCAGCGGCCCGCTGAACCGTGCTGCCGCGCCAGCTGCGGCCAATGCGGCCGACAACACCCGTGCCGGATCGACGACGGCTGGCCGCACCGACCGGACAGCGCCCCTGCGGGACGCCGATGGGCGTCCCCTCGACCCCCTGCTGGCAGCGCGTGCCGGCGGGCTTCCCGCCGCCGACCTCGCCCAGGCGGCCACGGCCGTGCGGTCGTCGCGCGGCGATACGATTCTCGGCCGGCAGAACCTCGCCATCACTCCGCTGCGCGGCACCATCCCGATTGCGGAAGACGACCCGTTTGCGCCCGTCGGCATCCGCGCGGGCACCTTCGTTCTGTACTCCACGCTGGATCAGGGCATCGGTGCCTCCACCAATCTGTCGCTTAGCCCGGGCGGCGAGAGCGGCGTGTTCAGCGAGACGACCGCCTCGGCGCGGCTCCTGTCGGACTGGTCCGAGAACGAGGCCGAGCTGAATGCCCTCGCCTCCTATCGCCGCAACTTCGCCGGCGAACTCGAATCCGAGCCGCGTCTGTCGCTTGACGGGCGTTACCGCCTGGACATCGACAAACTGACGACGGCGACTCTGCGCGGTGCCATCGAGTATCGCCAGGAAGACCCGATCGACCTCGATGCCGGTGATTCGATCAGCGAGCGGCCGGACATCCTCACCTATTCGGCCGGCGCCGACCTCGAGCGCCAGTTCGGCCGGATCACGGCCGGCATCGACACGTCGGTCATCCGGCAGACCAAGACGCAGGCAGAGGGCATCACCGCACCCGACGAGAGCTATACGACGGTGACGGCGGCGCTGCGCACGGGCTACGAGATTTCCCCGGCGCTGAAGCCCTTCGTCGAGAGCGGGCTCGGCTATCGCATCTTCGACGAGGATCGCACCGCCGACGGCCGCGAGCGCAATTCCGCCATCCCTTCGCTCCGGGCCGGCCTCGCCTTCGATCTGGGAGAAAAGTTCCTGGGCGAAGTCGCGACCGGCTATGCTTGGAACGTCCCCGACGACGAGGCCGTGCCGACCGACGGATCGCCGACTTTCGACGCCAGGCTCGCCTGGTCGCCGCAGCGCGGAACGGACGTCGTCCTCACCGCGGCGACCAGCTTCGATCCGGATACGGACAGCACCGGTAATTCGACGCTCTACGAAAGTTCGCTGGCGCTGCGCCACCGTCTGACGCACCGCGCCGACCTGACGTCGACGCTCTCGGCCGCCTACCGCGACAGCGAGATCGACAGCGAAGTCGAGACGAGCTACGCGGCCGAGGCCGGGTTCACCTATTGGATGAACCGGACGCTCGCCTTCACCGGCCTCGTCCGCCACGAAGAATTGGACAGTCGCCAGCCAGGCGGCGACTACACGGCCCAGTCCGTCCGGATCGGCCTGCGCCTGCAGCGCTGA
- a CDS encoding NfeD family protein, with product MSAVLADVGAYGWWIAGMALLVLEIVVPGVYLLFPGLAALVVGTNALLLGDSFGWQQQVIAFVVVSLAAVLVGRRWYGAKTVRAEPLGQSNRADRLVGTTATLSEAIVGHRGKVAIEDGWWIVEGPDLPQNARVRITGARGAVLMVEPLDPPGA from the coding sequence ATGAGCGCGGTGCTCGCGGACGTCGGCGCCTATGGCTGGTGGATTGCCGGAATGGCGCTTCTCGTCCTCGAAATCGTCGTTCCCGGAGTCTATCTCCTGTTTCCCGGCCTCGCGGCTCTCGTCGTCGGCACGAATGCGCTGCTCCTCGGCGACAGTTTCGGCTGGCAGCAGCAGGTCATCGCCTTCGTCGTCGTGTCGCTGGCGGCTGTCCTCGTCGGCCGGCGGTGGTACGGCGCCAAGACGGTCCGGGCAGAGCCGCTCGGCCAGAGCAACCGGGCCGACAGGTTGGTCGGCACGACCGCGACCCTGTCGGAAGCGATCGTCGGCCATCGCGGCAAGGTCGCCATCGAGGACGGCTGGTGGATCGTCGAAGGGCCAGACCTTCCCCAGAACGCCCGAGTCAGAATCACCGGAGCACGCGGCGCGGTGCTCATGGTCGAGCCGCTGGACCCGCCGGGAGCATAG
- a CDS encoding SPFH domain-containing protein, whose amino-acid sequence MTGFGILVIALLVFGLIVLLAMVKTVPQGYAWTVESFGRYTRTLTPGLNILIPFVERIGRKLNMMEQVLDIPTQEVITRDNASVAADGVAFYQVLDAAAAAYEVSGLENAILNLVMTNLRSVMGSMDLDDLLSNRDAISEKILRVADQAANSWGIKITRIEIKDINPPRDLVDSMARQMKAEREKRAEVLEAEGQRNAKILRAEGDKQAQILQAEGLREAAFREAEARERLAEAEATATRVVSEAIAAGSVQALNYFVAQKYTEALGKLASANNQRVILMPLEAASLIGSIGGIAELARASFPDATGAGSAASAASRTRVPNTQGAAGGGTGFMAPSRGVPPRENSGE is encoded by the coding sequence ATGACCGGCTTCGGCATTCTCGTCATCGCCCTCCTCGTCTTCGGCCTCATCGTTCTCCTCGCGATGGTGAAGACCGTGCCGCAGGGTTACGCCTGGACGGTGGAGAGTTTTGGCCGCTACACCCGCACGCTGACGCCCGGCCTCAACATCCTCATCCCCTTCGTCGAGCGCATCGGTCGCAAGCTGAACATGATGGAGCAGGTGCTCGACATTCCGACGCAGGAAGTCATCACCCGCGACAATGCGTCGGTCGCCGCCGACGGCGTCGCCTTCTACCAGGTGCTGGACGCCGCCGCCGCCGCTTACGAGGTCAGCGGGCTCGAAAACGCCATCCTGAACCTCGTGATGACCAATCTGCGCTCCGTCATGGGTTCAATGGATCTCGACGATCTGCTGTCGAACCGCGACGCGATCTCGGAGAAGATCCTGCGCGTCGCCGACCAGGCAGCCAATTCCTGGGGCATCAAGATTACCCGGATCGAGATCAAGGACATCAACCCGCCGCGCGATCTGGTCGACTCCATGGCCCGGCAGATGAAGGCCGAGCGCGAGAAGCGGGCCGAGGTACTGGAGGCAGAGGGCCAGCGAAACGCCAAGATCCTGCGCGCCGAGGGCGACAAGCAGGCGCAGATCCTCCAGGCCGAGGGCCTGCGTGAAGCCGCGTTCCGCGAGGCCGAGGCCCGCGAGCGCCTCGCCGAGGCGGAGGCAACGGCAACGCGGGTCGTCTCCGAGGCGATCGCTGCCGGAAGCGTCCAGGCGCTGAACTACTTCGTGGCGCAGAAATACACCGAGGCGCTCGGCAAGCTCGCCTCGGCCAACAATCAGCGCGTGATCCTGATGCCGCTCGAGGCGGCCTCGCTGATCGGCTCGATCGGCGGGATCGCGGAACTCGCCCGCGCCTCCTTCCCGGACGCGACCGGTGCGGGGTCTGCAGCATCGGCGGCTTCCCGGACGCGTGTTCCGAACACACAAGGCGCCGCCGGCGGCGGAACGGGCTTCATGGCGCCGTCGCGGGGTGTGCCACCCCGCGAGAATTCCGGCGAATGA
- a CDS encoding DMT family transporter yields the protein MTVRSPAPPAAAVGLSVAAALALLVLGAMAMGISPVFVRNSEVSSFASAFWRVALALPLLLVWARAGRKTAVEPLWAGLRRPPILLSGLFFSGDLIFWHLAIAHTTIANATFLACLAPLWVALLSRLTIGEAVSRHTVIGLCICVPGAALLILHSAGSGQWLGDLYGVLTSFFFGIYFLTIRTARKDLGAGPTTFLSTLVTAIILLAAAMIAGGGFAPDSASGATNLLALGVISHAGGQGLLTIALGVLSASFSSLVIFVEAVAAALFGWLFAGEALVPLQVIGGLLILFGVWIARPRPVPEE from the coding sequence ATGACCGTCCGCTCCCCTGCCCCGCCTGCCGCGGCCGTCGGCCTGTCCGTCGCCGCGGCGCTGGCTCTCCTCGTTCTCGGCGCGATGGCGATGGGGATTTCGCCGGTCTTCGTGCGGAACTCCGAGGTCAGCTCGTTCGCCAGTGCCTTCTGGCGCGTCGCGCTGGCCCTGCCGCTGCTCCTCGTCTGGGCGCGGGCGGGACGCAAGACCGCCGTCGAGCCGCTGTGGGCGGGCCTGCGCCGTCCGCCGATCCTTCTTTCCGGCCTGTTCTTTTCCGGCGACCTCATCTTCTGGCATCTCGCCATCGCGCACACGACGATCGCCAATGCCACCTTTCTGGCCTGCCTCGCGCCGCTCTGGGTCGCACTCCTGTCGCGTCTCACCATCGGCGAGGCGGTATCGCGGCACACGGTAATCGGGCTGTGCATCTGCGTTCCCGGCGCCGCGCTCCTGATTCTGCATTCGGCCGGCTCGGGCCAATGGCTCGGCGACCTCTATGGCGTCCTCACCTCCTTCTTCTTTGGGATTTATTTCCTGACCATACGCACGGCCCGCAAGGATCTCGGCGCGGGGCCGACGACTTTTCTGTCGACCCTCGTCACGGCGATCATTCTCCTGGCGGCAGCGATGATCGCCGGCGGCGGGTTCGCGCCCGACAGCGCCAGCGGGGCCACGAACCTGCTCGCGCTCGGCGTCATCAGCCATGCCGGCGGACAGGGCCTTTTGACCATCGCGCTCGGCGTATTGTCGGCCTCCTTCTCCTCGCTCGTCATCTTCGTCGAGGCCGTCGCCGCGGCCCTGTTCGGCTGGCTCTTCGCAGGCGAGGCACTCGTGCCCCTGCAGGTGATCGGCGGCTTGCTCATCCTCTTCGGCGTCTGGATCGCCCGGCCCCGGCCCGTGCCCGAAGAGTGA
- a CDS encoding DUF1244 domain-containing protein, translating to MADNEQAQIEFEAAAFRRLRDHLRERSDVQNIDLMNLAGFCRNCLSNWYAEAAAAAGAPIGKEAAREIVYGMPYDAWRARHQRDASPEAAASFAARTQAE from the coding sequence ATGGCCGACAACGAACAGGCGCAGATCGAGTTCGAGGCGGCGGCCTTTCGCCGGTTGCGCGATCACCTGCGCGAGCGCAGCGACGTGCAGAACATCGACCTGATGAATCTGGCAGGCTTCTGCCGCAATTGCCTGTCGAACTGGTATGCGGAGGCTGCCGCGGCAGCCGGTGCTCCGATCGGCAAGGAAGCGGCACGAGAGATCGTCTACGGCATGCCCTACGACGCGTGGCGCGCGCGCCACCAGCGCGATGCCTCGCCGGAGGCCGCCGCCTCCTTTGCCGCCCGCACCCAGGCGGAATAG
- a CDS encoding DUF2312 domain-containing protein — MSEAQPAADTNVAADELRAFIERIERLEEEKKTISDDVKDVYGEAKSRGYDTKVLRKIVSIRKQDQNERQEQDAILELYMQALGMA; from the coding sequence ATGAGCGAAGCCCAACCCGCTGCCGACACGAATGTCGCCGCCGATGAACTGCGTGCCTTCATCGAGAGGATCGAGCGGCTCGAAGAGGAAAAGAAGACGATCAGCGACGATGTGAAGGACGTGTACGGCGAGGCCAAATCGCGCGGCTACGACACCAAGGTCCTGCGCAAGATCGTGTCGATCCGCAAGCAGGATCAGAACGAGCGGCAGGAGCAGGACGCGATCCTCGAACTGTACATGCAGGCGCTCGGCATGGCCTGA
- a CDS encoding MucR family transcriptional regulator, producing the protein MDEFETMDSNEMLMEMTAEVVAAYVSNNSLPVGDLPALIADVYGALGNTKTKLAEPEAEKPKPAVPIKKSVTDDYIICLEDGKKFKSLKRHLMTHYSLSPEEYREKWDLAGDYPMVAPNYAAARSRLAKQMGLGHKRRRTAGRAAA; encoded by the coding sequence ATGGACGAATTCGAGACGATGGACAGCAATGAAATGCTGATGGAGATGACGGCTGAGGTCGTCGCCGCCTATGTCAGCAACAACTCTCTCCCCGTAGGCGACTTGCCTGCCCTGATCGCGGACGTGTACGGCGCATTGGGCAATACCAAGACCAAGTTGGCGGAGCCCGAGGCCGAAAAGCCGAAACCGGCCGTTCCGATCAAGAAATCTGTGACGGACGACTACATCATCTGCCTGGAGGACGGCAAGAAGTTCAAGTCGCTGAAGCGCCACCTGATGACCCACTACTCCCTCTCGCCCGAAGAGTATCGGGAGAAATGGGACCTGGCGGGCGACTATCCGATGGTCGCGCCGAACTACGCCGCCGCCCGGTCGCGTCTGGCCAAACAGATGGGTCTCGGTCACAAGCGTCGCCGCACGGCCGGTCGCGCCGCCGCCTGA